Proteins encoded by one window of Serratia nevei:
- the argF gene encoding ornithine carbamoyltransferase — protein sequence MSTGNAFYQRHFLRLMDFTPAELQALLRLSADLKQAKKQGQEQRRLQGKNIALIFEKDSTRTRCSFEVAAFDQGAQVTYLGPSGSQIGHKESMKDTARVLGRLYDGIQYRGYGQALVETLAEYAGVPVWNGLTDEFHPTQLLADLLTVQEHLPGKALSEVKLAYIGDARNNMGNTLQEAAALAGMDLRLVAPKACWPQPELVAECQALAQQTGAKLTLTEDIAEGVQDADFLYTDVWVSMGEPKETWQERIALLRPYQVNMAMLKLTGNPNVKFLHCLPAFHDDQTTLGKQMAQQYDLHGGMEVTDEVFESAHSVVFDQAENRLHTIKAVLVATLSETL from the coding sequence ATGAGCACCGGCAATGCGTTCTACCAACGTCACTTTCTGAGGTTAATGGATTTCACCCCCGCCGAGCTGCAGGCGCTGCTGCGGCTTTCGGCCGATCTGAAGCAGGCCAAGAAGCAAGGGCAGGAACAGCGCCGGCTGCAGGGCAAAAACATTGCGCTCATCTTCGAAAAAGACTCGACCCGCACGCGATGCTCTTTCGAAGTTGCCGCATTCGATCAGGGCGCCCAGGTCACTTACCTCGGCCCGAGCGGCAGCCAGATCGGCCATAAGGAATCGATGAAAGACACCGCCCGGGTGCTGGGCCGCCTGTACGACGGTATTCAGTATCGCGGCTACGGCCAGGCGCTGGTGGAAACCCTGGCGGAATACGCCGGCGTGCCGGTATGGAACGGCCTGACCGACGAGTTCCACCCCACCCAACTGCTGGCGGATCTGCTCACCGTGCAGGAGCACTTGCCGGGCAAGGCGCTGAGTGAAGTGAAACTGGCGTACATCGGCGACGCGCGCAACAACATGGGCAACACGCTGCAGGAAGCCGCCGCGCTGGCGGGCATGGATCTGCGGCTAGTGGCGCCGAAGGCCTGCTGGCCGCAGCCGGAGCTGGTGGCCGAATGCCAGGCGCTGGCGCAGCAAACCGGCGCGAAACTCACCCTGACCGAAGACATCGCCGAAGGGGTACAAGACGCCGACTTCCTCTACACCGACGTGTGGGTGTCGATGGGCGAACCGAAAGAGACCTGGCAGGAGCGTATCGCGCTGCTGCGGCCGTATCAGGTCAACATGGCGATGCTGAAGCTGACCGGCAACCCGAACGTGAAGTTCCTGCACTGCCTGCCGGCGTTCCACGACGATCAAACCACGCTCGGCAAGCAGATGGCGCAGCAGTACGATCTGCACGGCGGCATGGAAGTGACCGACGAAGTGTTCGAATCGGCGCACAGCGTGGTGTTCGATCAGGCGGAAAACCGGCTGCACACCATCAAAGCGGTGCTGGTCGCCACGCTGAGCGAAACCCTCTGA
- the pepA gene encoding leucyl aminopeptidase: protein MEFSVKSGSPEKQRSACIVVGVFEPRRLSPIAEQLDKISDGYISALLRRGELEGKVGQTLLLHHVPNILSERILLIGCGKERELDERQYKQVIQKTINTLNDTGSMEAVCFLTELHVKGRNTYWKVRQAVETAKETLYTFDQLKSNKVEPRRPLRKMVFNVPTRRELTSGERAIQHGLAVASGIKAAKDLGNMPPNICNAGYLASQARQLADAFSTHITTRVIGEQQMKELGMNAYLAVGAGSQNESLMSVMEYKGNPNPDAKPIVLVGKGLTFDSGGISIKPADGMDEMKYDMCGAATVYGVMRVVAELNLPLNVIGVLAGCENMPGGRAYRPGDVLTTMSGQTVEVLNTDAEGRLVLCDTLTYVERFEPELVIDIATLTGACVIALGHHITGLMSNHNPLAHELLGASEQAGDRAWRLPMADEYYEQLDSNFADMANIGGRPGGAITAACFLSRFTRKYTWAHLDIAGTAWRSGKAKGATGRPVALLSQFLLNRAGLNGDD, encoded by the coding sequence ATGGAGTTCAGTGTAAAAAGCGGTAGCCCGGAAAAACAGCGCAGTGCCTGTATTGTAGTCGGCGTTTTCGAACCGCGCCGCCTGTCCCCTATCGCAGAACAACTCGACAAAATCAGTGATGGTTATATCAGCGCATTGCTGCGCCGTGGCGAACTGGAAGGCAAGGTCGGGCAGACGCTGCTACTGCACCATGTGCCCAACATTCTCTCCGAGCGCATCCTGCTGATCGGCTGCGGCAAAGAGCGCGAGCTCGATGAGCGCCAATACAAGCAGGTGATCCAGAAAACCATCAATACCCTTAACGACACCGGCTCGATGGAAGCGGTCTGCTTCCTGACCGAACTGCACGTGAAAGGCCGCAATACCTACTGGAAAGTGCGTCAGGCGGTAGAAACCGCCAAAGAGACGCTCTACACCTTCGATCAGCTGAAAAGCAACAAGGTGGAGCCGCGTCGTCCGCTGCGCAAAATGGTGTTCAACGTACCGACCCGCCGTGAGCTCACCAGCGGCGAGCGCGCTATCCAGCACGGCCTGGCGGTGGCTTCCGGCATCAAGGCGGCCAAAGATCTCGGCAACATGCCGCCGAACATCTGTAACGCCGGCTACCTGGCCTCGCAGGCCCGCCAGCTGGCGGACGCCTTCAGCACCCACATCACCACCCGCGTCATCGGCGAACAGCAGATGAAAGAGCTGGGCATGAACGCCTATCTGGCGGTCGGTGCCGGTTCGCAGAACGAATCATTGATGTCGGTGATGGAATATAAGGGCAACCCAAATCCGGACGCTAAGCCGATCGTGCTGGTAGGCAAAGGGCTGACCTTCGACTCCGGCGGCATCTCGATCAAACCGGCTGACGGCATGGACGAGATGAAATACGACATGTGCGGCGCGGCGACCGTGTACGGCGTGATGCGCGTGGTGGCGGAGCTGAACCTGCCGCTGAACGTGATCGGCGTGCTGGCCGGCTGTGAAAACATGCCGGGCGGCCGGGCGTACCGTCCGGGCGACGTGCTGACCACCATGTCCGGCCAGACCGTCGAGGTGCTCAACACCGACGCCGAAGGCCGCCTGGTGCTGTGCGACACCCTGACCTACGTCGAGCGCTTCGAGCCGGAGCTGGTGATCGACATCGCCACCCTGACCGGCGCCTGCGTGATCGCCTTGGGCCACCACATCACCGGCCTGATGTCGAACCACAATCCGCTGGCGCACGAGCTGCTGGGCGCTTCCGAGCAGGCCGGCGACCGCGCCTGGCGCCTGCCGATGGCCGACGAGTACTACGAGCAGCTGGACTCCAACTTCGCCGACATGGCAAACATCGGTGGCCGCCCTGGCGGCGCCATCACCGCTGCCTGCTTCCTGTCGCGCTTCACCCGCAAGTACACCTGGGCGCACCTGGATATCGCCGGCACCGCCTGGCGTTCCGGTAAAGCCAAGGGCGCGACCGGCCGCCCGGTGGCGCTGCTGTCGCAGTTCTTGCTCAACCGCGCGGGCCTGAACGGCGACGATTAA
- a CDS encoding DNA polymerase III subunit chi, with amino-acid sequence MKQATFYLLDNAEPSGALSAHEAVACAVAAERWRAGKRVLIACESQEQAQRLDEALWQREPHEFVPHNLAGEGPHYGAPVELCWPGKRGNAPRDLLIALLPQFADFATAFHEVVDFVPYEDTLKQLARDRYKAYRSVGFHLTTATPPTH; translated from the coding sequence ATGAAACAGGCGACGTTTTATTTGCTCGACAACGCGGAACCGTCTGGCGCGCTCAGCGCCCATGAGGCCGTGGCCTGCGCCGTTGCCGCCGAACGCTGGCGCGCCGGCAAGCGGGTGCTGATCGCCTGCGAGAGCCAGGAGCAGGCCCAGCGGCTGGACGAAGCGCTGTGGCAGCGCGAGCCGCATGAATTCGTGCCGCACAACCTGGCCGGCGAAGGGCCGCACTACGGCGCGCCGGTGGAACTGTGCTGGCCCGGCAAGCGCGGCAACGCCCCGCGCGATCTGCTGATCGCCCTGCTGCCGCAGTTTGCCGATTTTGCTACCGCTTTCCATGAAGTGGTAGACTTCGTTCCTTACGAAGACACTCTGAAACAGTTGGCGCGCGACCGTTACAAGGCCTATCGCAGCGTCGGCTTCCATTTGACCACGGCTACGCCGCCAACTCACTGA
- a CDS encoding ABC transporter substrate-binding protein, whose translation MKAKLLPLFLLAALPAAALAATPPNTLVVVQSLDDIVSLDPAEANELSSIQTVPSLYQRLVQADRDDPAKVAPVLAESWQSDAAAKTLTVKLRPQAAFASGNPLTADDVIFSYSRAVKMNKSPAFILNVLGWQPDNIDAQLKKIDEHTVQLRWTADVSPAVALNILSTPIASIVDSKAALANVKDGDFGNAWLKMHSAGSGPFKMRVYQPHQAIVLDANPSTPGDKPQLKNIIIKNVPDPATRRLLIQQGDADIARELGADQTDTLKNQPGVKVLEIPSAEQNYLVFNTGNGTNPLLNNPAFWEAARYLVDYQGITKDLLKGQYFVHQSFLPVGLPGALETNPFSYDPAKAKAILAKAGITHAAFTLDVENKPPFITIAQALQGSFAAAGVKVELLPAAGSQVYSRVRARQHQAAIRLWIPDYFDAHSNASAFAYNDGKSSTVAGLNGWQIPQLNQQTLAALAEADPAKRRALYTAMQQELQRSSPYVFIDQAKTEVVLRDNVKGYQQGLNADMVYYDRVSK comes from the coding sequence ATGAAAGCCAAACTCTTGCCGCTGTTCCTGCTCGCCGCCCTGCCCGCCGCCGCGTTAGCCGCCACGCCGCCGAATACGCTGGTGGTGGTGCAATCGCTGGATGACATCGTCAGCCTCGATCCGGCGGAAGCCAACGAACTCTCCAGCATCCAGACGGTGCCCAGCCTGTATCAACGATTGGTGCAGGCGGATCGCGACGATCCGGCCAAGGTGGCACCGGTGCTGGCGGAAAGCTGGCAGAGCGATGCGGCGGCCAAAACGCTGACGGTGAAACTGCGGCCGCAGGCGGCGTTCGCCTCCGGCAACCCGCTGACCGCCGACGACGTGATCTTCTCCTACAGCCGCGCGGTCAAGATGAACAAGTCGCCGGCGTTCATCCTCAACGTGCTCGGCTGGCAGCCGGACAACATCGACGCGCAGCTGAAGAAGATTGACGAACATACCGTGCAGCTGCGCTGGACGGCGGACGTCAGCCCGGCGGTGGCGCTGAATATTCTCTCGACGCCGATCGCTTCGATCGTCGACAGCAAGGCGGCGCTGGCCAACGTTAAAGACGGCGACTTCGGCAACGCCTGGCTGAAAATGCACTCCGCCGGCAGCGGCCCGTTCAAGATGCGCGTCTATCAGCCGCACCAGGCGATCGTACTGGACGCCAACCCCTCGACGCCGGGCGACAAGCCGCAGCTGAAAAACATCATCATTAAAAACGTGCCGGACCCGGCCACCCGCCGCCTGCTGATCCAGCAGGGCGACGCCGATATCGCCCGCGAACTGGGCGCCGATCAGACCGACACGCTGAAAAACCAGCCGGGCGTCAAGGTGCTGGAGATCCCGTCCGCCGAGCAAAACTACCTGGTATTCAACACCGGCAACGGCACCAATCCGCTGCTGAACAACCCGGCGTTCTGGGAAGCGGCGCGCTACCTGGTGGATTATCAAGGCATCACGAAGGATCTGCTGAAGGGCCAATACTTCGTGCACCAGAGCTTCCTGCCGGTCGGGCTGCCGGGCGCGCTGGAGACCAACCCGTTCAGCTACGATCCGGCCAAGGCGAAAGCCATCCTGGCCAAGGCGGGCATCACCCACGCCGCCTTTACGCTGGACGTGGAGAACAAGCCGCCGTTCATCACCATCGCGCAGGCGCTGCAGGGCAGCTTCGCCGCCGCCGGCGTGAAAGTAGAGCTGCTGCCGGCGGCGGGCAGCCAGGTTTACTCCCGCGTGCGCGCCAGGCAGCATCAGGCGGCGATCCGCCTGTGGATCCCGGATTACTTCGACGCCCACTCCAACGCCAGCGCCTTCGCCTACAACGACGGCAAAAGCAGCACGGTAGCCGGACTGAACGGCTGGCAGATCCCGCAGTTGAACCAGCAGACGCTGGCGGCGCTGGCCGAAGCCGATCCGGCCAAGCGCCGCGCGCTGTACACCGCCATGCAGCAGGAGCTGCAGCGCAGTTCGCCTTACGTGTTTATCGATCAGGCCAAAACCGAAGTGGTGCTGCGCGACAACGTCAAAGGCTACCAGCAGGGGCTGAACGCCGACATGGTCTACTACGATCGCGTCAGCAAATAG
- a CDS encoding GNAT family N-acetyltransferase, with amino-acid sequence MTTATPARLLVRPITAEDNPAIAHVIREVSAEHGLTADKGYTVSDPNLDALYQLYSLPRSAYWVIEVDGQVAGGGGIAPLQGGADDICELQKMYFLPVLRGKGLAKRLALQALDFARQHGFRCCYLETTASLTQAVALYEHLGFEHIDHAMGATGHVDCEVTMLKTL; translated from the coding sequence ATGACAACAGCAACCCCGGCGCGCCTGCTGGTGCGCCCCATCACGGCGGAAGACAATCCCGCCATTGCTCACGTCATTCGCGAAGTCTCCGCCGAGCACGGCCTGACGGCGGATAAAGGCTATACCGTCTCCGATCCCAATCTGGACGCCCTGTATCAGCTCTACAGCCTGCCGCGCAGCGCTTACTGGGTGATCGAGGTGGACGGTCAGGTCGCCGGCGGCGGCGGCATCGCGCCGCTGCAGGGCGGCGCAGACGATATTTGCGAATTGCAGAAGATGTATTTCCTGCCGGTGTTGCGCGGCAAGGGATTGGCGAAGCGCCTGGCGCTGCAGGCGCTGGATTTCGCCCGCCAGCACGGCTTCCGCTGTTGTTACCTTGAGACCACCGCCAGCCTGACGCAGGCCGTTGCGCTGTACGAACACCTGGGCTTCGAACACATCGACCATGCGATGGGCGCCACCGGCCACGTCGATTGCGAAGTTACCATGCTGAAAACGCTGTAA
- the miaE gene encoding tRNA isopentenyl-2-thiomethyl-A-37 hydroxylase MiaE — MTYQSLLAPILSFLHCETPDAWIDAARRPENLQLLLTDHLVCELKAAQTGMWLIRRYVADKESGDALLALLRPYEAFLHEAQGAPDTLFRQGQFTRKILPKNGSAYGQDLADRMVLLIKEELHHFSQVLEIMQARGIPYRKITASRYAKGMIREIRTHDPATLIDKLICGAYIEARSCERFAKLAPHLDDELNRFYVSLLRSEARHYQDYLTLAEQIAGGDISERVVHFGRLEAELILSPDSELRFHSGVPAAA; from the coding sequence ATGACATACCAATCCCTGTTAGCCCCGATTTTAAGCTTCCTGCACTGTGAAACGCCCGACGCCTGGATCGACGCCGCGCGCCGTCCGGAAAACCTGCAGCTGTTGCTGACCGACCACCTGGTGTGCGAGCTGAAAGCCGCGCAGACCGGCATGTGGCTGATCCGCCGCTACGTGGCGGACAAAGAGAGCGGCGACGCGCTGTTGGCGCTGCTGCGCCCTTACGAGGCGTTTCTGCACGAGGCGCAGGGCGCGCCGGACACGTTGTTCCGCCAGGGCCAGTTCACCCGCAAGATCTTGCCGAAAAACGGCTCGGCCTACGGCCAGGATCTGGCGGATCGCATGGTGCTGTTAATCAAGGAAGAGCTGCATCACTTCTCGCAGGTGCTGGAGATCATGCAGGCGCGCGGGATCCCGTATCGCAAGATCACCGCCAGCCGCTACGCCAAGGGCATGATCCGCGAGATCCGCACCCACGATCCGGCGACGTTGATCGACAAACTGATCTGCGGCGCCTACATCGAAGCGCGATCCTGCGAACGCTTCGCCAAACTGGCGCCGCACCTGGACGACGAGCTGAACCGCTTTTACGTCTCGCTGCTGCGATCCGAAGCGCGTCACTATCAGGACTACCTGACGCTGGCGGAACAGATCGCCGGCGGCGACATCAGCGAACGGGTGGTGCATTTCGGCCGTCTCGAAGCTGAGCTGATCCTGTCGCCGGACAGCGAACTGCGCTTCCACAGCGGCGTGCCCGCCGCCGCCTGA
- a CDS encoding GMC family oxidoreductase, translated as MSENTFDYIIVGAGSAGCVLAAQLIRRTQARVLLLEAGGDDNNLFIKMPAGVAKIIAKKSWPYETEPEPHANNRRMQIAQGKVLGGSSSVNGMIYLRGQPQDYDDWAERYGCTGWSYREVLPYFKRAEANESLSDDYHGADGLLPVSENRYRHPLSMAFIRAGQELNLPYRNDFNGDSQHGVGFYQTTTHNGERASTARTYLKAVRDERRLVVKLNALAHRLTFEGNVATGVVYSQNGGAEVTARATKEVIVSAGAVGSPKLLMLSGIGPRDHLQQLGIEVRADLPVGKNFHDHLHMSINVSTREPISLFGADRGLQALSHGAQWLAFRSGVLSSNVLEGAAFTDSQGDGRPDVQIHFLPLLDSWDDVPGEPLPNIHGFTLKVGYLQPKARGEVQLRSSNPRDPVKLHANYLGHPDDLAGSVRAVKFGLDFLQTAALKPLIKDLLMPQPEWTRDEAQLEEFVRNFCKTVYHPVGSCRMGPSPQDAVTDPQLRVHGFERLRVIDCSVMPQLTSGNTNAPTIMLAEKAVDLLLGAPQ; from the coding sequence ATGTCGGAAAACACCTTTGATTACATCATCGTCGGCGCCGGTTCTGCCGGCTGCGTGCTGGCGGCGCAGCTGATCCGCCGCACCCAGGCGCGGGTGCTGCTGCTGGAAGCCGGCGGCGACGACAATAACCTGTTCATCAAGATGCCGGCCGGGGTGGCCAAGATCATCGCCAAAAAGAGCTGGCCCTACGAGACGGAACCGGAACCGCACGCCAACAACCGCCGCATGCAGATCGCACAGGGCAAGGTGCTGGGCGGCAGCAGCTCGGTCAACGGCATGATCTACCTGCGCGGCCAGCCGCAGGACTACGATGACTGGGCCGAACGCTACGGCTGCACCGGCTGGAGCTACCGGGAGGTGCTGCCCTATTTCAAACGCGCCGAGGCCAACGAAAGCCTGTCAGACGACTACCACGGCGCCGACGGGCTGCTGCCGGTCAGCGAAAACCGCTACCGCCACCCGCTCAGCATGGCGTTTATCCGCGCCGGCCAGGAGCTGAACCTGCCCTACCGCAACGACTTCAACGGCGACAGCCAGCACGGCGTCGGTTTCTACCAAACCACCACCCACAATGGCGAACGCGCCAGCACTGCCCGCACCTACCTGAAGGCGGTGCGCGACGAACGGCGGCTGGTGGTGAAACTGAACGCCCTGGCGCACCGGCTGACCTTCGAGGGCAACGTCGCCACCGGCGTGGTCTACAGCCAAAACGGCGGTGCGGAAGTGACCGCGCGCGCCACCAAAGAGGTGATCGTCAGCGCCGGCGCGGTCGGTTCGCCGAAGCTGCTGATGCTGTCCGGCATCGGCCCGCGCGACCACCTGCAACAGCTGGGCATTGAGGTGCGGGCGGATCTGCCGGTGGGCAAAAACTTCCACGACCACCTGCACATGTCGATCAACGTCAGCACCCGCGAGCCGATCAGCCTATTCGGCGCCGATCGCGGCCTGCAGGCGCTGAGCCACGGCGCGCAATGGCTGGCGTTTCGCAGCGGCGTGCTCTCGTCCAACGTGCTGGAAGGCGCCGCCTTCACCGACAGCCAGGGCGACGGCCGGCCGGACGTGCAAATCCACTTCCTGCCGCTGCTGGACAGCTGGGACGACGTGCCCGGCGAGCCGCTGCCGAACATTCACGGCTTCACGCTCAAGGTCGGCTACCTGCAGCCGAAGGCGCGCGGCGAAGTGCAGCTGCGCAGCAGCAACCCGCGCGATCCGGTCAAGCTGCACGCCAACTACCTCGGCCACCCGGACGATCTGGCCGGCAGCGTGCGCGCGGTGAAGTTCGGCCTGGATTTCCTGCAAACCGCGGCGCTGAAGCCGCTGATCAAAGATCTGCTGATGCCGCAGCCGGAATGGACGCGCGACGAAGCGCAGCTGGAAGAGTTCGTACGCAACTTCTGCAAGACGGTGTATCACCCGGTGGGCAGCTGCCGCATGGGGCCGTCGCCGCAGGACGCGGTGACCGATCCGCAGCTGCGGGTGCACGGTTTTGAACGGCTGCGGGTGATCGACTGCTCGGTGATGCCGCAGCTCACCAGCGGCAACACCAATGCGCCGACCATCATGCTGGCGGAAAAGGCGGTGGATCTGTTGCTGGGCGCGCCGCAGTAG
- a CDS encoding valine--tRNA ligase, with the protein MEKTNSQLDTAYDPKQIEQKLYDHWENQGYFKPNGDTSQESFCIMIPPPNVTGSLHMGHAFQQTIMDTMIRYQRMQGKNTLWQAGTDHAGIATQMVVERKIAAEEGKTRHDYGRDAFIDKIWQWKAESGGTITRQMRRLGNSVDWERERFTMDEGLSNAVREVFVRLHKEDLIYRGKRLVNWDPKLRTAISDLEVENRESKGSMWHLRYPLADGAKTAEGKDYLVVATTRPETVLGDTGVAVNPEDPRYKDLIGKEIILPLVGRRIRIVGDEHADMEKGTGCVKITPAHDFNDYEVGKRHGLPMINILTFDGDIRQEAEVFNTLGEVCTDYCNEIPAEFRGLERFAARKAVVAAFDNLGLLDEIKPHDLTVPYGDRGGVVIEPMLTDQWYVRTAPLAKVAVEAVEQGQIEFVPKQYENMYFSWMRDIQDWCISRQLWWGHRIPAWYDVNGKVYVGRSEEEVRIENNLGANVVLTQDEDVLDTWFSSGLWTFSTLGWPEQTDALKTFHPTSVMVSGFDIIFFWIARMIMLTMHFIKDENGKPQVPFKTVYMTGLIRDDEGQKMSKSKGNVIDPLDMVDGISLEDLLEKRTGNMMQPQLAEKIRKRTEKQFPNGIEPHGTDALRFTLAALASTGRDINWDMKRLEGYRNFCNKLWNASRFVLMNTEAHDCGFNGGEKVLSLADRWILAEFNRTVKAYREALDTYRFDLAANILYEFTWNQFCDWYLELTKPVVSNGSEAEQRGTRHTLITVLEALLRLAHPIIPFITETIWQRVKPLTGTTADTIMLQPFPAYDAALEDEQALNDLEWIKQTIIAVRNIRAEMNIAPSKALDVLLRNCSADAQRRVQENQSFIARLARLESIALLPAGDKGPVSVTKLVDGAELLIPMAGFIDKDAEIARLAKEMGKLDAEIAAIEGKLANEGFVARAPEAVVAKERDRLAACKEGKVKLQEQQATIAAL; encoded by the coding sequence ATGGAAAAGACAAACAGTCAGCTCGACACCGCATACGACCCAAAACAGATCGAACAGAAGCTGTACGATCATTGGGAGAATCAGGGTTACTTCAAGCCGAACGGCGACACCAGCCAGGAAAGCTTCTGCATCATGATCCCGCCGCCGAACGTCACCGGCAGCCTGCACATGGGCCACGCGTTCCAGCAGACCATCATGGACACCATGATTCGCTATCAGCGCATGCAGGGTAAAAACACCCTGTGGCAGGCGGGCACCGACCACGCCGGCATCGCCACCCAGATGGTGGTGGAGCGCAAGATCGCCGCGGAAGAAGGCAAAACCCGCCACGACTACGGCCGTGACGCGTTCATCGACAAAATCTGGCAGTGGAAGGCGGAATCCGGCGGCACCATCACCCGCCAGATGCGCCGTCTGGGCAACTCCGTGGACTGGGAGCGCGAGCGCTTCACCATGGACGAAGGCCTGTCGAACGCGGTGCGCGAAGTGTTTGTCCGTCTGCACAAAGAAGACCTGATCTACCGCGGCAAGCGCCTGGTGAACTGGGATCCGAAGCTGCGCACCGCCATCTCCGATCTGGAAGTGGAAAACCGCGAGTCCAAAGGCTCCATGTGGCACCTGCGCTACCCGCTGGCCGACGGCGCGAAAACCGCCGAGGGCAAAGACTATCTGGTGGTCGCCACCACCCGTCCGGAAACCGTGCTGGGCGATACCGGCGTGGCGGTCAACCCGGAAGATCCGCGCTATAAAGATCTGATCGGCAAAGAGATCATTCTGCCGCTGGTCGGCCGCCGCATCCGCATCGTCGGCGACGAACACGCCGATATGGAAAAAGGCACCGGCTGCGTGAAGATCACCCCGGCGCACGATTTCAACGACTACGAAGTCGGCAAACGCCATGGCCTGCCGATGATCAACATTCTGACCTTCGACGGCGACATCCGCCAGGAAGCGGAAGTGTTCAACACCCTGGGCGAAGTCTGCACCGACTACTGCAACGAGATCCCGGCCGAGTTCCGTGGCCTGGAGCGCTTCGCGGCGCGTAAAGCGGTGGTTGCCGCCTTCGATAATCTGGGCCTGCTGGACGAGATCAAACCGCACGACCTGACGGTGCCTTACGGCGACCGCGGCGGCGTGGTGATCGAGCCGATGCTGACCGACCAATGGTACGTGCGCACCGCGCCGCTGGCCAAAGTGGCGGTGGAAGCGGTCGAACAGGGCCAAATCGAGTTCGTGCCGAAGCAGTACGAAAACATGTACTTCAGCTGGATGCGTGACATTCAGGACTGGTGCATCTCGCGTCAGCTGTGGTGGGGCCACCGCATCCCGGCCTGGTATGACGTGAACGGCAAAGTCTACGTGGGCCGCAGCGAAGAAGAAGTGCGCATCGAGAACAACCTGGGCGCCAACGTGGTGCTGACCCAGGACGAAGACGTGCTGGACACCTGGTTCTCGTCCGGCCTGTGGACCTTCTCTACCCTGGGCTGGCCAGAGCAGACCGACGCGCTGAAAACCTTCCACCCGACCAGCGTGATGGTCAGCGGCTTCGACATCATCTTCTTCTGGATCGCGCGCATGATCATGCTGACCATGCACTTCATCAAGGATGAAAACGGCAAGCCGCAGGTGCCGTTCAAGACCGTCTACATGACCGGTCTGATCCGCGACGACGAAGGCCAGAAGATGTCCAAGTCGAAAGGCAACGTGATCGATCCGCTGGACATGGTCGACGGCATCTCGCTGGAAGATCTGCTGGAAAAACGCACCGGCAACATGATGCAGCCGCAGCTGGCGGAGAAAATCCGCAAGCGCACCGAGAAGCAGTTCCCGAACGGCATCGAGCCGCACGGCACCGACGCCCTGCGCTTCACCCTGGCGGCGCTGGCCTCGACCGGCCGCGACATCAACTGGGACATGAAGCGCCTGGAAGGCTACCGCAACTTCTGTAACAAGCTGTGGAACGCCAGCCGCTTCGTGCTGATGAACACCGAAGCGCACGACTGCGGCTTCAACGGCGGCGAGAAAGTGCTGTCGCTGGCGGATCGCTGGATCCTGGCCGAATTCAACCGCACGGTGAAAGCCTACCGCGAAGCGCTGGACACCTACCGCTTCGATCTGGCGGCCAACATCCTGTACGAATTCACCTGGAACCAGTTCTGCGACTGGTATCTGGAGCTGACCAAGCCGGTGGTGAGCAACGGCAGCGAAGCGGAACAGCGCGGCACCCGCCACACGCTGATCACCGTGCTGGAAGCGCTGCTGCGCCTGGCGCACCCGATCATTCCGTTCATCACCGAAACCATCTGGCAGCGCGTGAAGCCGCTGACCGGCACGACCGCAGACACCATCATGCTGCAGCCGTTCCCGGCCTACGACGCCGCGCTGGAAGACGAGCAGGCGCTGAACGATCTGGAGTGGATCAAACAAACCATCATCGCCGTGCGCAACATCCGCGCCGAGATGAACATCGCGCCAAGCAAAGCGCTCGACGTGCTGCTGCGCAACTGCAGCGCCGACGCCCAGCGCCGCGTGCAGGAGAACCAAAGCTTTATCGCCCGTCTGGCGCGCCTGGAATCTATCGCGCTGCTGCCGGCCGGTGATAAAGGCCCGGTCTCCGTCACCAAGCTGGTGGACGGCGCCGAGCTGCTGATCCCGATGGCCGGTTTCATCGACAAGGACGCCGAGATCGCGCGTCTGGCGAAAGAGATGGGCAAGCTGGATGCGGAAATCGCCGCGATCGAAGGCAAGCTGGCGAACGAAGGCTTCGTGGCGCGCGCGCCGGAAGCGGTAGTCGCCAAAGAGCGCGATCGTCTGGCGGCCTGCAAAGAAGGCAAAGTGAAGCTGCAGGAACAGCAGGCGACCATCGCCGCGCTGTAA
- the rraB gene encoding ribonuclease E inhibitor RraB, whose amino-acid sequence MANRELLEEQREETRLIIEELLEDGSDPDALYTIEHHLSAEKFEVLEQAAVEAFKLGYEVTDAEELEVEDGSMVMCCDVISEVGLNAELIDAQVEQLVALAERCGVNYDGWGTYFEDPNGEDGEDDEDGDYIDEDDDGKRH is encoded by the coding sequence ATGGCAAACCGCGAATTGCTGGAAGAACAACGTGAAGAGACCCGCCTGATCATCGAAGAACTGCTGGAAGACGGCAGCGATCCGGACGCGCTCTACACCATCGAGCACCATCTGTCCGCCGAGAAATTTGAGGTTCTGGAGCAGGCCGCCGTTGAAGCCTTCAAGCTGGGCTACGAAGTGACCGACGCCGAAGAGCTGGAAGTGGAAGACGGTTCGATGGTGATGTGCTGCGACGTGATCAGCGAAGTCGGCCTGAACGCCGAGCTGATCGACGCTCAGGTCGAGCAGCTGGTGGCGCTGGCGGAGCGCTGCGGCGTCAACTACGACGGCTGGGGCACCTACTTCGAAGATCCGAACGGTGAAGACGGTGAGGATGACGAAGACGGCGACTACATCGACGAAGACGACGACGGCAAACGCCACTGA